The following coding sequences are from one Canis lupus baileyi chromosome 19, mCanLup2.hap1, whole genome shotgun sequence window:
- the TMEM59L gene encoding transmembrane protein 59-like: MASVALLPLLLLLLQPPPATPAPPARDPFAPQLGDTQSCQLRCRDRYPGPQLSQAELEEEEPSESPYEYDRAVLISACERGCRLFSICRFVARSSKPNATQTECEAACVEAYVKETEQQACSEGCWSQNPEPEPEPEPEPEQKRKVLEAPSGALSLLDLFSTLCNDLVNSAQGFVSSTWTYYLQTDNGKVVVFQTQPVVESLGHEGARLQRVEVTWRGSHPEALEVHVDPVGPLDKVRKAKIRVKTSSKAKVESDELQDNDFLSCMSRRSGLPRWILACCLFLSVLVMLWLSCSTLVTAPGQHLKFQPLTLEQHKGFMVEPDWPLYPPPSHAFGDSPPPYKLKLDLTKL, encoded by the exons ATGGCTTCGGTcgcgctgctgccgctgctgctgctgctgctgcagcctCCACCTGCCACCCCCGCGCCGCCAGCCCGCGACCCCTTCGCCCCGCAACTGGGGGATACGCAGAGCTGCCAGCTGCGGTGCCGCGACCGCTATCCTGGTCCGCAGCTCTCGCAG GCAGAGCTTGAGGAGGAGGAACCTTCTGAGTCCCCATATGAGTATGACAGGGCTGTCCTGATCAGCGCTTGTGAGCGTGGCTGCCGCCTCTTCTCCATCTGCCGATTTGTGGCAAGGAGCTCCAAGCCTAATGCCACCCAGACTGAGTGTGAAGCAG cctGTGTGGAGGCCTATGTGAAGGAAACGGAGCAGCAGGCCTGCAGCGAGGGCTGCTGGAGCCAGAACCCGGAGCCGGAGCCTGAACCTGAGCCTGAGCCAGAGCAGAAG AGAAAGGTCTTGGAAGCTCCAAGTGGGGCCCTTTCGCTCCTGGACTTGTTTTCCACCCTCTGCAATGACCTCGTCAACTCAGCCCAGGGCTTTGTCTCCTCCACCTGGACGTACTACCTGCAGACTGACAATGGGAAGGTGGTCGTGTTTCAG ACCCAGCCTGTGGTAGAGAGCCTAGGGCATGAGGGGGCCCGTCTGCAGCGAGTAGAAGTGACCTGGCGGGGGTCCCACCCTGAGGCCTTGGAGGTGCACGTGG ACCCTGTAGGCCCCTTGGACAAGGTAAGGAAGGCCAAGATCCGAGTCAAGACCAGCAGTAAGGCCAAAGTGGAGTCTGATGAGCTGCAGGACAACGACTTCCTCAGTTGCATGTCCCG GCGCTCAGGGCTCCCTCGCTGGATCCTGGCCTGCTGCCTCTTCCTTTCTGTGTTGGTGATGCTGTGGCTGAGCTGCTCCACCCTGGTGACCGCACCTGGCCAGCACCTCAAGTTCCAG cccctgacCCTGGAGCAGCACAAGGGCTTCATGGTAGAGCCAGACTGGCCCCTGTATCCTCCCCCATCGCATGCCTTTGGGGACAGCCCCCCACCCTACAAGCTGAAGCTGGACCTGACCAAGCTGTAG